The Oncorhynchus tshawytscha isolate Ot180627B linkage group LG18, Otsh_v2.0, whole genome shotgun sequence genome has a window encoding:
- the LOC112262183 gene encoding LOW QUALITY PROTEIN: nuclear receptor coactivator 1 (The sequence of the model RefSeq protein was modified relative to this genomic sequence to represent the inferred CDS: deleted 1 base in 1 codon) gives MSAVGESALEPATPESRKRKGSPCDTSEQSVEKRRRELECRYIDELAELLSANMGDMASLNVQPDKCHILKSTVDQIQQIKRREQEKAALVSPEDEVQKSDISSSSQGMVEKEALGPLLLEALDGFFFVVNREGRMVFVSENVTGYLGYTQEELITSSVYSILHVGDHGEFVRNLLPKSLVNGVPWPQEQGRRNSNTFNCRMLKRPPDEVDSENQEARQQYDIMQCFTVSQPKAMPEEGDDLQSCLICIACPMPRPQQLPAIRTESFITKQDPTGKIISIETSALRATGRPGWEDLVRKCIYAFFQPQGKEPSHAKKLLHEVMTHGTAISPLYRFNLSDGTPLSAQTRCKFCCPPNHDVQPFIMGIHTIDREHNTASSQENTNSSLLLTHRSPAPSHSPALPPGSEASQAPGPTSGLHLNNGKSSRTTSPTTPTSHSAGYLTPTRMCPQQVNSPSPLGSPLTATPTSFMSPRPPRASPGLGGSPRVPGNPFSPSTPGLHSPAPSLGGGAGGGGSGILSRHHSGGDGGAGTPLSFSLPSPLPQRQASTPTSSPARPPPAKPPEGGGGGGGGEDLAKGKLGGNSKLNQPLDNGGVGAPRDPKNTSTKPTSTPQCPASHSTLTERHKILHRLLQDSSPAEGSNGKESEIKKEPPASPATANPNGPPSTPQDHQLLRFLLDTDEKDLGDLPPPAALSLQTVRVKTEKRASGDTSPKPKPSPADSRPSRDPFPSGSADLDPLSQLLPTLRGPAGAKQGSEEQGGPQTQALSSHSQTQPQPQLHSPPQPQIQPWLQSPLQTKPQNHLQLQSPTQLQFPTQLQSPTQLQSPTQLQSPTQLQSPTQLQSPPSFSPLPASVPYQLQSPTQLQSPTQLQSPTQLQSPTQLQSPTQLQSPTLLQPSGANIVKAVTMKREPPGRPSRGLTDGSSLQNQSHFDFCSPSQRPGQGELFQTPKGSSPFKEPGLMNSFNSNTALSKIETDSQQFQTLALTETLSFDGGVGNPVQASLASPQEQCVPCPLDELLCPPTTPEGRNDEKALLDQLVSFLSGTDESELAELDRALGIDKLVKGGCFDPVPQRFPSQPPATTPISMDPKLPGYPSQFNPGPPAQFPPEIAGVQSMGGFGAPRGAFPGGMMLRPGMGRAAGMTNQLRLPPNQLRLQLQQRLQGPQQLQNRLAAMSPFPGEAHVAMGMRQGGQQPQMPSQPPLNAQMLAQRQRELYSFQHRQRQLLQQKVMLMRQGMGGGGPMGATRGQKGPQPQQQQFGYPPGYSPIPGNPPSSPSLFNPMGGTQDPKLSGQGPMGSQATMMGGMQGQFGGAVNSAVQPVLFQQFGGPGMVQQGDPSFPPELSPTSPLLSPQNSTTQSPLLQQAQPPPGYQSPDMKSWQQAGMGGNSLFSQSGQTTPQAFGQQGVYNNMSITVSMAGGSGAVGSLPSIGPPVGMGNSNLGDINSMCNDQVQQVQVFADVQCTVNLVGSDSYLNQPGSIGTQKGPQGPQSSQSQQKSLLQQLLTE, from the exons GAGGGCCGGATGGTGTTTGTGTCGGAGAATGTGACGGGTTACCTAGGCTACACCCAGGAAGAGCTGATTACCTCCAGTGTCTACAGCATCCTCCATGTGGGAGACCACGGCGAGTTTGTCCGCAACTTGCTGCCCAAGAGCCTCG tGAACGGGGTGCCGTGGCCCCAGGAGCAGGGTCGGAGGAACAGTAACACATTTAACTGCCGGATGCTAAAGAGGCCTCCTGATGAGGTGGACTCCGAGAACCAGGAGGCACGACAGCAGTACGACATCATGCAGTGTTTTACTGTCTCCCAGCCCAAAGCCATGCCGGAAGAGGGAGATG ACCTGCAGAGCTGCCTGATCTGCATAGCCTGCCCGATGCCCCGCCCCCAGCAGCTACCCGCCATCCGCACTGAGTCCTTTATCACCAAACAGGACCCCACAG gGAAGATCATCTCCATAGAGACCAGTGCTCTGCGGGCGACGGGGCGACCGGGCTGGGAGGACCTGGTCAGGAAGTGTATCTACGCCTTCTTCCAGCCGCAAGGCAAAGAACCCTCCCATGCCAAGAAGCTGCTCCACGAGG tgATGACCCATGGCACGGCCATCAGTCCTCTTTACCGGTTCAACCTGAGCGATGGGACCCCCCTCAGCGCTCAGACCCGCTGCAAGTTCTGCTGCCCACCTAACCATGACGTTCAGCCCTTCATCATGGGCATTCACACTATCGACAG GGAACACAACACTGCTAGCTCTCAGGAAAACACTAACTCCAGCCTTCTACTGACCCATAGGAGCCCtgctccctcccactcccctgccctccccccgGGCAGCGAGGCCAGCCAAGCCCCAGGCCCCACCTCGGGCCTCCATCTCAACAACGGCAAAAGTTCCAGGACCACCtcccccaccacacccaccaGCCATTCAGCAGGGTACCTGACGCCCACCCGGATGTGTCCTCAGCAGGTCAACAGCCCCTCGCCCCTGGGAAGCCCCCTTACTGCCACCCCTACCTCATTTATGTCGCCCAGACCCCCCAGGGCCAGTCCGGGGCTGGGCGGCAGCCCGCGTGTCCCAGGGAACCCCTTCTCCCCTTCCACCCCTGGCCTGCACTCTCCGGCACCGTCCCTGGGAGGTGGAGCTGGTGGCGGGGGAAGTGGAATCCTCAGCCGGCACCACTCTGGTGGGGACGGTGGAGCAGGGACCCCCCTGAgtttctctctgccctcccctttACCTCAGAGGCAGGCCAGCACCCCCACCAGCTCCCCAGCACGCCCTCCCCCCGCCAAGCCCCccgagggaggaggaggaggtgggggcggAGAGGACCTGGCTAAAGGAAAATTGGGGGGGAACTCCAAACTCAACCAGCCCCTGGACAACGGTGGCGTGGGGGCGCCTAGGGACCCCAAAAACACATCTACCAAACCCACCTCCACCCCTCAGTGCCCGGCCTCCCACAGCACGCTGACGGAGCGCCACAAGATCCTCCACCGCCTCCTGCAGGACAGCAGCCCGGCTGAGGGCAGCAACGGCAAGGAGTCTGAAATCAAGAAGGAGCCTCCTGCCAGCCCTGCCACCGCCAACCCCAACGGACCCCCCAGCACCCCTCAGGACCACCAGCTGCTGCGCTTCCTCCTGGACACAGATGAGAAGGACCTGGGCGACCTGCCCCCTCCGGCCGCTCTCAGCCTGCAGACGGTCCGGGTCAAGACTGAGAAGAGGGCCAGCGGGGACACTAGCCCCAAGCCCAAACCGAGCCCTGCAGACAGCAGGCCGTCCAGAGACCCG ttcccCAGTGGATCTGCTGACCTGGACCCTCTCAGCCAGCTGCTGCCCACCCTCAGGGGCCCTGCAGGGGCCAAGCAGGGCAGCGAGGAGCAGGGTGGTCCCCAGACCCAAGCCCTGTCGTCCCATAGCcaaacccaacctcaaccacagCTCCATTCACCTCCACAGCCCCAGATACAGCCTTGGCTCCAATCACCTCTTCAAACCAAACCTCAGAACCATCTCCAGCTTCAGTCCCCTACCCAGCTTCAGTTCCCTACCCAGCTTCAGTCCCCTACCCAGCTTCAGTCCCCTACCCAGCTTCAGTCCCCTACCCAGCTTCAGTCCCCTACCCAGCTTCAGTCCCCACCCAGCTTCAGTCCCCTACCAGCTTCCGTCCCCTA TCAGCTTCAGTCCCCTACCCAGCTTCAGTCCCCTACCCAGCTTCAGTCCCCTACTCAGCTTCAGTCCCCTACCCAGCTTCAGTCCCCTACCCAGCTTCAGTCCCCTACCTTACTCCAGCCCAGTGGGGCCAACATTGTCAAGGCCGTGACCATGAAGAGGGAGCCTCCTGGAAGACCAAGCCGAG GGCTCACTGATGGCTCCAGCCTGCAGAACCAGTCACACTTTGACTTCTGCAGCCCCAGCCAGAGACCGGGACAAGGGGAACTCTTCCAGACACCCAAAGGCAGCAGCCCCTTTAAAGAGCCTGGACTAATGAACTCATTCAACTCCAACACCG CGTTGTCTAAGATAGAGACAGATTCTCAGCAGTTCCAGACCCTGGCCCTGACTGAGACTCTGTCCTTTGATGGAGGCGTGGGAAACCCTGTGCAAGCCTCTCTGGCGTCCCCTCAGGA GCAGTGTGTCCCGTGCCCACTGGATGAGCTGCTgtgcccccccaccacccccgAAGGACGTAACGACGAGAAGGCCCTCCTGGACCAGCTGGTGTCCTTCCTGAGTGGCACAGATGAGAGCGAGTTGGCTGAGCTGGACCGAGCCCTGGGCATCGACAAGCTGGTGAAG GGCGGCTGCTTCGACCCCGTCCCTCAACGGTTCCCCTCCCAGCCTCCTGCCACCACCCCCATCTCCATGGACCCCAAGCTGCCCGGCTACCCCTCTCAGTTCAACCCTGGCCCCCCTGCCCAGTTCCCTCCAGAGATAGCAGGGGTGCAGAGTATGGGGGGCTTCGGTGCACCCAGGGGGGCCTTCCCTGGGGGCATGATGCTGAGGCCTGGCATGGGCAGAGCTGCTGGCATGACCAACCAGCTCCGGCTGCCTCCCAACCAGCTGAGGTTACAGCTGCAACAGAGGCTGCAGGGCCCACAGcag ctgcagAACAGGCTGGCTGCCATGAGCCCGTTCCCAGGGGAAGCTCACGTTGCCATGGGGATGCGTCAGGGAGGGCAGCAGCCTCAGATGCCCTCTCAG CCTCCTCTGAACGCCCAGATGCTGGCCCAGAGGCAGCGGGAGCTCTACAGCTTCCAGCACCGCCAGAGACAACTCCTGCAGCAGAAGGTCATGTTGATGAGGCAGGGCATGGGGGGTGGTGGGCCTATGGGAGCCACCAGGGGACAAAAAGGACCCCAGCCACAGCAACAACAGTTTGGCTACCCTCCAGGCTACAGCCCCATTCCAGGGAACCCACCCAGCTCCCCCAGCCTATTCAACCCCATGGGAGGGACCCAGGACCCTAAGTTGTCGGGCCAGGGCCCTATGGGCAGCCAGGCAACTATGATGGGGGGGATGCAGGGACAGTTTGGGGGGGCGGTGAACTCTGCGGTGCAGCCTGTGCTCTTCCAGCAGTTTGGAGGACCAG GTATGGTCCAGCAAGGAGACCCCTCGTTCCCTCCAGAGCTCAGCCCCACCAGTCCCCTGCTGTCCCCTCAGAACTCCACCACCCAGAGTCCTCTGCTCCAGCAGGCCCAGCCTCCTCCTGGGTACCAGTCACCTGACATGAAGAGTTGGCAGCAAGCTGGCATGGGCGGAAACAG CTTGTTCAGCCAGTCTGGTCAGACGACGCCCCAGGCCTTTGGGCAACAGGGGGTCTACAACAACATGAGTATCACTGTGTCAATGGCAGGAGGCTCAGGGGCGGTGGGCTCGCTACCTTCCATTGGACCACCTGTTGGCATGGGCAACAGTAACCTTGGTGACATCAACTCCATGTGTAACGATCAG gTACAGCAGGTTCAAGTGTTTGCCGACGTCCAGTGTACGGTGAACCTGGTGGGCAGCGACTCCTACCTAAACCAGCCGGGGTCCATAGGCACCCAGAAGGGCCCCCAGGGGCCTCAGAGCAGCCAGTCCCAGCAGAAGAGCCTCCTCCAGCAGCTCCTCACAGAGTGA